A genomic region of Pseudobacteriovorax antillogorgiicola contains the following coding sequences:
- a CDS encoding M14 family metallopeptidase — MIRLLLAAIGFLFWSPVTNGIQFNRYHDVSYINRYLHQVARHHPHVSIHRLGLSTEGRPIYYVLITKSRAPDTPVIYVNGTHHGNEKASTEASLGAIDYLSRKHRNIIIDRLLKKYVFLVHPLVNPDGHAANSRLGANGIDPNRDYPTPFSRSEPFQLRETKLVSSLMKKYRFKASAALHSGIEAVLWPWGSSKIASNHAEVFLNLGRVVAQAMKVEKYQQSYHDYKTTGEFIDYAYKVYGTYALTLEVSEEASPSPEKLPLVVSRSVKGLIALAYGLDRVELSH, encoded by the coding sequence ATGATACGCTTGCTTTTAGCAGCAATCGGCTTCCTCTTTTGGTCTCCAGTCACTAATGGTATTCAATTCAACCGGTATCACGATGTGTCGTATATCAACCGTTACCTGCATCAAGTTGCGCGGCATCACCCTCATGTTTCAATCCACCGTTTGGGATTGTCTACGGAAGGCCGACCAATCTATTATGTCTTGATCACAAAGTCTAGGGCTCCCGATACGCCGGTGATCTATGTGAATGGCACTCATCATGGCAATGAAAAAGCATCCACAGAGGCAAGCCTTGGTGCCATTGACTATTTGTCTCGAAAGCATCGCAACATCATCATCGATCGGCTCCTCAAGAAGTACGTTTTTCTAGTCCATCCCTTGGTCAACCCTGATGGGCATGCCGCCAATAGTCGGCTCGGAGCCAATGGCATCGATCCCAACCGAGACTACCCTACGCCGTTCTCTCGATCCGAGCCATTTCAGTTAAGGGAGACGAAACTAGTTTCTAGCCTTATGAAAAAGTATCGCTTCAAAGCGTCTGCGGCACTTCATTCAGGGATTGAAGCTGTTCTATGGCCATGGGGATCCTCGAAAATTGCTAGCAATCATGCAGAGGTATTTCTAAACTTAGGGCGGGTTGTTGCTCAAGCTATGAAAGTTGAAAAGTATCAGCAGTCCTATCATGACTACAAAACTACGGGCGAGTTCATCGATTATGCTTACAAAGTCTATGGGACCTATGCCTTAACTCTAGAAGTCTCGGAAGAAGCTAGTCCGTCACCTGAAAAACTTCCGCTGGTGGTTTCGCGATCGGTAAAAGGTTTAATCGCATTAGCGTATGGCTTGGATCGGGTCGAGCTTTCTCATTGA
- a CDS encoding OmpP1/FadL family transporter — MYRITLMVSVASISLYLDQAKASVVDTYGISPRSVALGNAATAGGDRAYAAYANPASLTNQDGTSVSVGYQLTKLNLKDLNDSSTDDQSGLPRSSYRASQASPLTGTNFGLNLALSPAFHFGVAAYLPSDNFGQLSGSAPNELNYLRFANRQQRPAIYTAFAARWHSFSIGIGSYYTLRAKGSLDMALNNKASAARFNLDMVPVLTPYGGLQWRQETSSGFWSLGASYRAAQETESKIDTRLAVGATGDDSSLTIPVTLQTRLVPFYDPEIFKLGFALRNGSIGFYTSIEWSRWSGFEAPLVYLDGEDIASLTQTPPGSNLSLDDTWSYRFGFAYQLTSFSELALRLGIEHHESANQSTGQEKVVDLNRTVIAMGAGLKVFESSLPEGRSAYLDICAQHSFLDEERLTITGSKVGGSTDTFLGGGSL; from the coding sequence ATGTATCGAATCACGCTTATGGTCAGCGTGGCTTCTATAAGTCTATACCTTGACCAAGCCAAAGCAAGCGTCGTAGACACCTACGGAATAAGCCCTAGAAGCGTCGCTCTCGGGAATGCTGCGACAGCTGGTGGTGACAGAGCTTATGCAGCCTACGCAAACCCAGCATCACTTACAAACCAGGACGGCACTTCAGTTAGCGTAGGCTATCAGCTCACAAAGCTCAATTTAAAGGATCTAAATGATTCTTCGACCGATGATCAATCGGGCTTACCACGTTCAAGCTATCGAGCGTCGCAAGCTTCTCCCTTAACTGGGACTAATTTTGGCTTGAACCTAGCACTAAGCCCAGCATTTCACTTTGGAGTTGCAGCTTACTTGCCGTCAGACAATTTTGGGCAGCTTTCAGGCAGTGCTCCCAATGAGTTGAACTACCTAAGATTTGCAAATCGCCAGCAGCGACCTGCGATTTATACTGCTTTTGCAGCCCGTTGGCATTCGTTCTCCATAGGAATCGGCAGCTACTATACCTTGCGGGCCAAAGGTAGTTTGGATATGGCCCTCAACAATAAGGCTTCCGCTGCACGTTTTAATTTGGACATGGTCCCTGTGTTAACTCCATACGGGGGACTCCAGTGGCGGCAAGAAACATCTTCTGGGTTTTGGTCACTCGGTGCAAGCTATCGAGCCGCTCAAGAAACCGAATCTAAGATTGATACTCGCCTTGCAGTGGGCGCTACAGGTGACGATAGTAGCTTAACGATTCCTGTGACCTTGCAAACGAGGCTCGTCCCATTCTACGATCCAGAAATTTTCAAGTTAGGCTTTGCCCTTCGCAACGGATCAATAGGCTTTTATACTTCAATAGAATGGTCTAGGTGGTCGGGCTTTGAAGCACCTCTCGTCTACCTCGACGGCGAAGACATTGCTAGCTTAACCCAAACACCTCCCGGCTCAAACCTTAGCCTTGACGATACTTGGAGTTACCGCTTCGGCTTTGCCTATCAACTTACTAGCTTTAGTGAACTCGCTCTGAGGCTGGGTATTGAACATCATGAAAGCGCCAATCAAAGCACAGGCCAGGAAAAGGTCGTTGATCTCAATCGTACGGTTATAGCTATGGGCGCAGGTTTAAAGGTATTTGAATCCTCCTTACCCGAAGGCCGTTCTGCCTATCTCGATATTTGTGCGCAGCATAGTTTCCTAGATGAAGAAAGACTAACAATCACTGGATCTAAGGTCGGAGGTAGTACAGACACGTTCTTGGGGGGGGGTTCGCTATGA
- a CDS encoding response regulator, giving the protein MKLIENGYLRVGVIGSSESKKVQMLSAFDGLKFQEVRGFSSFEEVEPFLLQGKIHWVFSTFKDESGAFLCDFLDEIYSQPIGHPMVFSALVQVNETHFLPDAFARGLFSWHPDKGVAEYSRQSLWRLKRKVGQVNGLAAMIPYMFYRSYLKQKSMWDELVDLCEQMIRCYRYEDVIKLHLVEAYIRAGHGKKGKSLLREIEYFEPSLAGQIAEVRRNVLGEEPSKTESLAQRYQVKHAVIVQSSLDQRNSHREMLQEFGFERVDCFESGEDAWRVLAKEKVDLLLMDWKLEGLHGSCLLQRVKISSAWDFPVIVYADRFREQESQIINQYSVAQVLPTKASRHLSSMGISWCLVQSKEPTEALGIESKIFERLGKKDIARAYRYFEKYLKVSSRDPSKEKYLKAQIDLAERNYLDAKYLLMEANFDSKVNSIKIDTLMARCLLELGDFQGVLNLLKRIKKKSPQSILVLGILAKAYARLGDLENAAQVVDEALAIDRGHPWIRHTAAKVHLALDEMKAAKSDMEDEDWEPVTKDSNNLASVYFENKMQERGINLFKTLIDLIHGSKIAASLEPVLLYNLALSYSFQGDRELAKKHLEKCLVFKNSLVVELAREMKQAFEDEKSPDLFFYTFAIEDEHPYQELEEGQVTGEILNTGTEIDLDDRVFLRGLVHAPRALGKAS; this is encoded by the coding sequence TTGAAACTCATTGAAAATGGTTATCTCCGGGTAGGAGTGATTGGCTCGTCTGAATCGAAGAAAGTGCAAATGCTATCAGCCTTTGATGGCCTTAAGTTTCAAGAGGTCAGGGGCTTTTCAAGCTTTGAGGAGGTTGAGCCATTCTTATTGCAAGGTAAGATTCATTGGGTATTCTCCACATTCAAAGACGAATCAGGAGCCTTTCTCTGTGATTTTCTAGATGAAATATACTCTCAGCCCATTGGTCACCCTATGGTCTTCAGTGCCCTCGTTCAGGTTAATGAAACCCATTTCCTACCAGATGCCTTCGCCAGAGGTCTCTTTAGCTGGCACCCTGATAAAGGAGTAGCGGAATATAGTCGTCAGAGTCTTTGGCGTCTCAAGAGAAAGGTAGGGCAAGTCAATGGGCTTGCAGCTATGATCCCATATATGTTCTATCGTTCTTATCTTAAACAAAAGTCCATGTGGGACGAGCTGGTAGATCTTTGTGAGCAGATGATCCGCTGCTATCGCTATGAAGACGTTATCAAACTCCATCTGGTAGAGGCATATATCCGGGCCGGTCATGGAAAAAAGGGTAAGAGTCTATTGCGTGAGATTGAATATTTCGAACCGTCCCTGGCGGGACAGATTGCGGAAGTTAGACGCAATGTTCTGGGTGAGGAGCCAAGTAAGACGGAATCTCTTGCCCAACGCTACCAGGTCAAACATGCAGTCATCGTCCAAAGCTCACTCGATCAGCGCAACAGCCATCGGGAGATGCTACAGGAATTTGGGTTCGAGCGTGTTGACTGTTTTGAATCAGGTGAGGATGCTTGGCGGGTTCTAGCAAAAGAAAAGGTTGATCTTCTCCTCATGGATTGGAAACTTGAAGGTCTCCATGGTAGCTGCCTCCTACAAAGAGTTAAAATATCGTCTGCTTGGGACTTCCCGGTGATAGTCTACGCAGACCGCTTTAGAGAGCAAGAGTCGCAAATTATCAACCAGTACAGCGTGGCTCAAGTCCTACCAACGAAAGCTAGCCGCCATCTCAGTTCTATGGGGATATCTTGGTGCTTGGTTCAGAGTAAAGAGCCTACCGAAGCTCTGGGAATCGAAAGTAAGATTTTTGAGAGACTTGGCAAGAAGGACATTGCGCGGGCCTATCGATACTTTGAAAAGTATCTGAAGGTATCCAGTCGTGACCCTTCCAAAGAGAAGTATCTTAAGGCCCAAATCGATCTAGCTGAACGCAACTACTTGGATGCAAAATACCTTCTAATGGAAGCAAACTTCGACTCGAAAGTGAACTCTATCAAGATTGATACTTTGATGGCTCGTTGCTTGCTTGAGCTTGGGGATTTTCAAGGAGTTCTCAATCTCCTTAAACGTATCAAGAAGAAGAGCCCTCAAAGTATTTTAGTCCTAGGGATTCTTGCTAAGGCATATGCGCGTCTCGGTGATTTAGAAAACGCAGCCCAGGTGGTTGATGAGGCTCTGGCGATTGATCGAGGGCATCCTTGGATTCGCCACACAGCAGCTAAGGTACATTTAGCCTTAGATGAGATGAAAGCTGCAAAGTCTGATATGGAAGATGAAGATTGGGAGCCTGTTACCAAGGATAGTAACAATCTTGCATCGGTTTACTTTGAGAATAAGATGCAAGAGCGTGGTATAAACCTATTCAAAACACTCATTGATCTTATCCATGGTAGTAAGATAGCGGCTTCTCTAGAGCCAGTGCTGCTATACAATTTAGCTCTGTCATATAGTTTTCAGGGTGACCGGGAACTGGCCAAAAAACACCTAGAAAAGTGCCTGGTATTTAAGAATAGTTTGGTGGTAGAGCTGGCACGGGAGATGAAACAGGCCTTCGAAGATGAGAAGAGCCCTGACCTGTTCTTTTATACCTTCGCAATTGAAGATGAACACCCCTATCAGGAGTTGGAAGAAGGGCAGGTTACAGGTGAGATATTAAATACCGGAACTGAAATCGATCTTGATGACCGCGTTTTTCTTCGCGGTCTGGTTCATGCGCCTAGGGCTTTAGGTAAGGCATCCTAA
- a CDS encoding PilZ domain-containing protein, with protein sequence MINESLLMQERRTEVRYSLNGLVPLRLELEKGQVLDAIFLDASTRGLGMIVEPSLKVDQQVLLKVGGGIQLKMSVRWIKKPMGLTAPGVPVFHRAGVCLLQGSGSQGEKPSSILEILENFHCVDH encoded by the coding sequence GTGATCAACGAGTCGTTGCTGATGCAAGAGAGGCGAACGGAGGTTCGTTACAGCTTGAATGGCTTGGTCCCCCTTCGGTTAGAACTAGAAAAGGGACAAGTTTTGGATGCGATTTTTCTCGATGCTTCGACACGGGGATTGGGGATGATCGTCGAGCCCTCACTCAAAGTTGACCAACAGGTCCTTCTCAAAGTTGGGGGAGGGATACAGCTAAAAATGTCGGTTCGATGGATAAAAAAACCCATGGGACTGACTGCGCCAGGAGTGCCAGTATTCCACCGAGCTGGAGTTTGCTTGCTTCAAGGTAGTGGTAGTCAAGGGGAAAAGCCTTCGAGCATTTTAGAGATACTTGAGAACTTTCACTGTGTGGATCACTAA